The sequence cttttcacgaaggtgaagggtataaaaacatatttctcGGTTTCTGCAATATGCTTGCTTTAAACCTTCTTGCTTTAAACCTTCTGTCTTTTCAATGGTCTATGGTTTACAATTTTAGTATCTGTTGAGCGATAGGGatcataaattaaatacatttaaaatataaataatttctacaTACTTATATCCTTAATTATTTTCTTAGCATTGGTTTTTCATGCATCACTAGCAAATgccaaaacaatttttagttcCTCTTTAAAACCTGCATCGGTTACTACAAAGCCAAATGCATATAATGATGCCACTGAATCAATGCCAACATCTACAACAACAGTGGCTCCACCAGCAAATCGAGACATAACGATTGGACCCTGTACCTGGGCAATCGATAGAAAATGTCCAGACAAGGATATTACATTTTATCTGTATACACGTAAAAATCCATCAGATAGACAGTACTTGCATATCGATGATAGTTTAAATTCATCAAATCTAACAAATTCCTATTATGATAGCAAACATCCAACTAAGATTATTATACATGGATATAATTCGGATATGTTTTTGCATCCATTGCAAATGATGAAAATGGGTTAGTAAAatacacatatgtacatatgaataacaaaataattactaaacttattaacacatttttcttttgcagAATATTTAGCCAAAGgagaatataatatattttatgtgGATTGGAGCAAACTTGCACCAGGCCCTTGTTATATGAGTGCTGTACATAATACCCGACATACGGGAGCATGTGTTGCTCAATTGGTGGAACGTATTTTAGATTTAGGTAGTTCAGACATACACGTTATTGGCTTTTCACTGGGAGCCCATGTCCCGAATTATATATCTAAAAATCTGGGAACATTTCAATTGCCTCGTATAACCGGTAAGTTCTTAgtatcaaaaaatatcaaagtatGATGTAGTTACaagtattaatatattttatctaTATTTATAGGTTTAGATCCGGCTATGCCATTATTTGCATTGGCCTCCGAAAAAGATAAATTGGATCCAACTGATGCTGTCTATGTAGATGTGATCCATACTAATGCCATGGTTCAAGGAAAACTGGAACGTTGTGGTCATgcagatttttatatgaatggtGGCATAATGCAACCCGGATGTACAAGAAATAATCCTTTaagtatgttttttaaaataattcaaaattttgctacatttcatatttaacattttctatagatccGTTTGCCTGTAGTCATCAAAGAGCAACCACCTATTTTTTGGAATCTATACGTTCACCAAAAGGTTTTTGGGGTTGGGCATGTAGTTCCTATATAGCCTATTTACTGGGCATGTGTCCAGCTACTAATTATCTAGTTGAAGCTGGGGAAAATGTTAAAAGAACTACCAGGGGCATGTTTCTAATTAACACCAATGACACAGCCCCTTTTGCTTTGGGTAAATGGACTGATTTACCCACATTGGGTGTCAAGAAACCAACTTCAGGCTCCTCAATGACATTTCGACCGCCGCCTCAAAAAGGTGATCCTCTTTTGCGTAATATTGATGAATGGGGTAAATTAGATTATAGCTTTAATAATCTATATCACCAGGAGCCCACACCATTTTCTCAAGATCCCTATGGTGAGAACTGGACTTATTTCAGCGATGATACGTCAGATATTACAAATAACTCGGTGGAGGAACAAGACATAGGTGAATATCAGAATGCCCATGTTAAACATAGCCATTCTGGTACAGAGCATCCACAATATGGATGGGATgcatataaaagaaatttaactgAGGGTTTTATAGATAATTCCATATTTAGAATACCACAAGTAGGtaggaaataattaaataaataaactattactaaataattaaggtaaaattaaagcaaaattattgctttaaatttatacaaatttgacccaaataaTGGTCAGTCATCCTTATCTTAATTTTatcaaatgttaaaataaattaagcatcataatatttatgattGGCATAAACTTGAATTTCATTTTTAAGTTGTTATAGGAACAAACACACATTGTAAACATAAGTAAATATCGTCTAACTTATGAAACATGTAAAGAAATACATATTAATTTGGTTTCCCATATTCTATTTCTCAATAATTATAAGTTAAATATATGATATTCACAGTAGATCGTGGATATGTAAGATTGTTGAAGGCGTCCTTTTCAAGGTAAAGAACTCATTCCAATTTTCCAATTGTCTAAATTACTTAACAATGacattctttgaattattacagaaTAATTAGAATAAATAAACTTGAGCCAgattaaatttactttcaaattataggAAGATATCAAAATTATGCAATACTTGTGCAGCCGTATTCGCAAACGATTTtgacatatgtacatatgtttacAAAACGAATTTTGAGTACAAATTTGCCATTTtaacatataattatttattttatgaattgTTTGCAACTACGGATTTCAGACACcaagattttattgtttaaacaataatttgtataatgtttaaaatactAGTTCAAGTTGAAAACCTAACTCAGCTATGAAAAAATCTAACTCTAACCTCCTTATAGTTAGcaccaaaattaattttgtggtTTAATTTACTATAACTTAGTGATGCAAAAATAATGTTAGTATATTAATCACCAAATATTTCATATTCagtcaaaattttaaagattaagACTTTACGTTGAGTTTTTATTAAGAATGTGTTCCTTTCCAGTCGTCTTTTCTATGAAATAGTGATCCTATATGTTTGAAACATCGatgtatttttaagtattttaaatgtgtattaataaaatatatttttacaaaaattaagtatgttatttatttatacaagtaGTATAAATAGAAGTAGTTATGAAgaagattttaaaaatgtagaatcatttttttttttgcaagttttACCGAAATAATCTAAGTATGTTACAGCagtaatgaattttttaattctaaattgtAAGCATCAAGGCGGCTGAATGTAGGATGTACACATTCGGATGTATGTTACCATCAGGAGTCATGGTCCATGACATACACACTGAACTTATTACATTTTGTTTAGGATAGAACTATAAAGTTTTTGACACATAGTAGTATCGAATTGAATTGATCAAATTGGTGCGTCTCGAGAAACTTCtagctgaagttcaagaaaaTTTCAGAGCCAACGacgagaaacttcttgctgAAGTTCAAGTCAACAACGAAATGCTATAGAATTGATCTTGGCCTTGAAAGGAAACTCAgcaatagttcttgaaagcgcACCAATTATCAATAGAAAT comes from Calliphora vicina chromosome 2, idCalVici1.1, whole genome shotgun sequence and encodes:
- the LOC135951971 gene encoding pancreatic triacylglycerol lipase: MIFLQRRENFNVKCSIFLILIIALVFHASLANAKTIFSSSLKPASVTTKPNAYNDATESMPTSTTTVAPPANRDITIGPCTWAIDRKCPDKDITFYLYTRKNPSDRQYLHIDDSLNSSNLTNSYYDSKHPTKIIIHGYNSDMFLHPLQMMKMEYLAKGEYNIFYVDWSKLAPGPCYMSAVHNTRHTGACVAQLVERILDLGSSDIHVIGFSLGAHVPNYISKNLGTFQLPRITGLDPAMPLFALASEKDKLDPTDAVYVDVIHTNAMVQGKLERCGHADFYMNGGIMQPGCTRNNPLNPFACSHQRATTYFLESIRSPKGFWGWACSSYIAYLLGMCPATNYLVEAGENVKRTTRGMFLINTNDTAPFALGKWTDLPTLGVKKPTSGSSMTFRPPPQKGDPLLRNIDEWGKLDYSFNNLYHQEPTPFSQDPYGENWTYFSDDTSDITNNSVEEQDIGEYQNAHVKHSHSGTEHPQYGWDAYKRNLTEGFIDNSIFRIPQVGRK